One Rhipicephalus microplus isolate Deutch F79 chromosome 4, USDA_Rmic, whole genome shotgun sequence genomic window carries:
- the LOC119172461 gene encoding mitochondrial import inner membrane translocase subunit TIM44 has product MAFAVPQAWLGVSRAVRFPRSSCGLILLNSALRHICSVHLLRNGNVNTSLFRSSFGARCYSSPSQRKGFFGQVFENIKQEMVQNKEMKESLKKFREEAAKLEQSEALRKARMKYENIEAETAKGSQQIMEQLESLKEKIKEGIEEAQKSEIGKKSRELTEELARSAKTAAETLAKQGDQLGKSGAFQAVSSGIKAVKTEIDEAAAAGARVYRAPKALRKRSELGSGQADARVVAPNEEATGVELHRDSRWYQSWQNFRDNNPYVHKFFDLKTRYDESDNPLVRASRSLTDKVTDIFGGLFQKTELSEVLTEICKIDPSFDKNEFLRMCETDIIPNLLEAMVRGDLEILRDWCHDAPFNVISTPIKQAIQLGYRYDSKVLDVMNVDLAMGKIMEQGPVLIVTFQSQQINVVRNSKGEVVEGDPEKILRIHHVWVLCRDQNELDPKAAWKLMDLSAASSAQWL; this is encoded by the coding sequence ATGGCGTTCGCCGTGCCGCAAGCATGGCTCGGTGTTTCTCGTGCAGTGCGTTTTCCCCGGTCGTCGTGTGGTTTAATTTTGTTGAATTCAGCCTTGCGGCACATCTGCTCCGTCCACTTGCTCAGGAACGGCAATGTAAATACTTCCCTATTTCGTAGTTCTTTCGGCGCCAGGTGCTACAGCTCGCCGTCGCAGCGCAAAGGTTTCTTCGGACAGGTGTTCGAGAACATAAAGCAAGAGATGGTGCAAAACAAGGAAATGAAGGAAAGCCTAAAGAAGTTTCGCGAGGAAGCCGCGAAACTTGAGCAGTCGGAGGCTTTGCGGAAAGCCAGGATGAAGTACGAGAACATCGAAGCGGAGACGGCGAAAGGCTCGCAGCAGATCATGGAGCAGCTCGAGTCGCTCAAGGAAAAGATTAAGGAAGGCATCGAGGAGGCCCAGAAGAGTGAGATCGGCAAGAAGAGCCGCGAGCTGACCGAAGAGCTCGCCAGGTCTGCCAAGACGGCGGCCGAAACGTTAGCGAAGCAGGGTGATCAGCTCGGCAAGTCGGGCGCCTTCCAGGCGGTGTCGTCGGGCATCAAAGCCGTCAAGACGGAGATCGACGAAGCGGCGGCGGCCGGTGCTCGCGTCTACAGGGCTCCCAAGGCGCTGCGTAAGCGCTCCGAGCTCGGCTCGGGTCAGGCAGACGCCCGAGTCGTGGCGCCCAACGAGGAAGCGACAGGTGTGGAACTTCACCGCGACTCGCGCTGGTACCAGAGCTGGCAGAACTTCCGCGACAACAACCCGTACGTGCACAAGTTCTTCGACTTGAAGACGCGCTACGACGAAAGCGACAATCCTCTGGTTCGCGCCTCGCGCTCGCTCACGGACAAGGTTACCGACATCTTCGGCGGCCTCTTCCAGAAAACCGAGCTCTCGGAGGTGCTTACCGAGATCTGCAAAATCGACCCTAGCTTCGACAAGAATGAGTTCCTGCGCATGTGCGAGACAGACATTATCCCCAACCTGCTCGAGGCCATGGTTCGCGGCGACCTCGAGATTCTGCGCGACTGGTGCCACGACGCGCCGTTCAACGTGATCAGCACGCCCATAAAGCAGGCCATCCAACTGGGATACCGCTACGACTCCAAAGTGCTTGATGTGATGAACGTCGATCTAGCCATGGGCAAGATCATGGAGCAAGGGCCCGTACTCATTGTCACTTTTCAGTCACAGCAGATCAACGTGGTACGCAACAGCAAAGGTGAAGTTGTCGAAGGTGACCCGGAGAAAATTTTGCGCATACATCATGTCTGGGTGCTCTGCCGAGATCAGAACGAGCTCGATCCCAAGGCTGCCTGGAAGTTGATGGACTTGTCGGCCGCCTCGTCGGCGCAGTGGCTTTGA